The following are from one region of the Fusarium verticillioides 7600 chromosome 1, whole genome shotgun sequence genome:
- a CDS encoding adenylate cyclase (At least one base has a quality score < 10) translates to MTRNEPFNRIGSITSSSRSKIRGSSNSRSRSGSRRNKSNNDDSPSTASAESSTYSAVTVRSSSPSQSQSQSPSPSTASTTPAPASASTISTPIPTHSPTPNPAPIVDALTPTPSSSAAAPVVTASPAVAAATTSNTSTFSSTPRQLPTPTLSARPSADGNASLSNPWSSSKDEPQLSPTATNFAPRAGANAHPKDRRMSDLTNYRRELAVLETSRVPQIHQIPPTGGASPQIAPWMNQPGSLSTSSNMPTTFFNDSSDNLSLASQLSPGHQISNRQPHQHQYASHPSQHDAPEASYFDGRRPSAASILTASSQGSKTSITRGGFRKLQGFFGEEFPGRDSSDGSLPTSLAGKDQRGRSYSHSRPTHRDRNYSNATDHTRDASPSSSRPRTPVPAPEVVPFLYQDNSDIARYGEAPVRDIMTGPDRERYVGDGSSQIPPKTSSSSRSGHSIVHLPGHHRHHKSNDDPRTLRPTMSRDDTAIGTQMSRDRGGSSAMYSTKSRGQSPTPSTRSAGMTWSTKSSQVDGQTSPGHHHGKRGIFGRLRRHHKDKDDMAKLRDLPQSTRSLQPKTSKPDLHRPSDVSTTALPFSGTFGPGETSDVPDMRPIPGQRGATFNNKFPFAKKQRTHRPQDYVDDAIGPTDRNDPNKIYHLDTNLNDMEGILTKPPPLTPMDTSFVNNVEPERHDSIISTAPKGRWDAPDSWAVRRNTEDNSYHGPEPDEIGSPPRPEEKASPYCIRIFRSDGTFSTHSMPLDSNVTDVISQVIKKTYVVDGLENYHIIMKKHDLIRVLTPPERPLLMQKRLLQQVGYEEKDRIEDLGREDNSYLCRFMFLSARESDFHAKTTDMGLARAQKLNYVDLSGRNLVTIPISLYSKAMEIISLNLSRNLSLDVPRDFIQSCKHLRDIKFNNNEARKLPPSLSRANRLTFLDVANNRLEQLEHAELNSLTGMLKMNLANNRLKHLPSYFGAYQSLRSLNISSNFLDKFPTFLCNLPSLVDLDLSFNAIATIPHEIGGLKNLEKLLITNNRLTHAVPASFGQLVSLRELDIKYNGISSIDIISELPKLEILSADHNCVSAFVGQFESLRQLKLNSNPLNKFEIVAPVPTLKILNLSNAQLASIDSSFVNMVNLEHLILDKNYFVSLPQEIGTLSRLEHFSIANNSVGELPAQIGCLTELRVLNVRGNNISKLPMELWWANRLETFNASSNVLEHFPKPASRAPRIPGEESQPAPPPVNGRAAPLGTLSATASSEELSDDRRPSQNSSTLLSVGPSPLNAGDRKSSVVSVYGKGGRKTSVVSRSATPSAPTQTVNTRKDSGMSSRLNNTFAGSLRNLHLADNRLDDDVFDQITLLGELRVLNLSYNDEISDMPQRSIKNWPQLVELYLSGNALTTLPADDLEESSLLQALYINGNRFTNLPADISRAKNLAVLDCGSNYLKYNISNVPYDWNWNLNPNLRYLNLSGNKRLEIKQTNTGPLGPGAVNREEYTDFSRLLNLRILGLMDVTLTQPSIPDQSEDRRVRTSGSLAGHLPYGMADTLGKHEHLSTVDLVVPRFNSSETEMLLGLFDGQALSSGGSKIAKYLHENFGHIFAGELKQLKTRSNETPVDALRRSFLQLNKDLVTIAIQQSEERPLKTHRGSGQPVILTKEDLNSGGVATVVYLQSTELYVANVGDAQAMVIQTDGTHKMLTRKHDPAEPNERSRIREAGGWVSRNGRLNDLLQVSRAFGYVDLMPAVQAAPYVSNMTIREQDDIILIATGELWEYLSPGLVTDIARAERQDLMRAAQKLRDLAIAYGASGKIMVMMISVADLKRRVERSRLHRGASMSLYPSGIPDDAQVLNTRRGRRTKGDVLDSSLNRLEAEIPAPTGNVSIVFTDIKNSTTLWEMYPSAMRSAIKLHNEVMRRQLRRIGGYEVKTEGDAFMVSFPTATSALLWTFAVQMQLLDVNWPSEVLNSVSCQPVYDKDNSLIFKGLSVRMGIHFGDCVSETDPVTRRMDYFGPMVNKAARISAVADGGQITVSTDFISEIQRCLENYQDTDRGNASGSEDTFDDETYASAIRKDLRSLTSQGFEVKEMGEKKLKGLENPEVVYSLYPHALAGRIEFHLQHERKEEGGGGGDKPAVLAPGAELSIDPDAIWTLWRISLRLEMLCSSLEGNEAPGLQPPETELLERIKQRGGEVTDRFLLNFLEHQVSRIEVSSS, encoded by the exons ATGACCAGGAATGAGCCCTTCAATCGCATCGGCTCGATCACGAGCTCTAGCAGAAGCAAAATCAGAGgtagcagcaacagcagaagcagaagcggaagcagaagaaacaaaagCAACAATGATGACAGTCCGAGCACCGCAAGCGCCGAAAGTAGTACATACTCTGCGGTCACCGTGAGGTCCTCGTCACCATCTCAATCGCAATCGCAATCGCCCTCACCCTCGACTGCCTCCACTACTCCCGCTCCCGCTTCCGCTTCTACTATCTCCACTCCCATTCCCACTCACTCGCCTACTCCCAATCCGGCACCTATCGTTGATGCTCTAACAccaactccatcatcctccGCCGCTGCTCCCGTTGTGACAGCTTCccctgctgttgctgctgctaccaCCTCTAATACCTCGACATTCTCCTCGACGCCTCGCCAGCTACCAACCCCTACTCTTTCTGCTCGCCCAAGCGCTGATGGCAATGCTTCATTGAGCAACCCGTG GTCCTCTTCCAAGGATGAGCCTCAACTCTCACCTACTGCTACAAACTTCGCCCCTCGCGCCGGCGCCAATGCTCATCCCAAAGACCGTCGCATGAGCGACCTCACCAACTATCGACGTGAGCTCGCCGTTCTCGAAACCTCCCGAGTCCCTCAGATCCACCAGATTCCGCCCACCGGCGGCGCGAGCCCTCAAATAGCACCGTGGATGAACCAGCCCGGTTCcctttcaacctcttccaacATGCCGACCACTTTCTTCAACGATTCGAGCGACAACCTCTCCCTCGCCTCCCAGCTTTCTCCGGGTCATCAGATCAGTAACCGCCAACCACATCAGCACCAGTATGCTTCCCATCCCTCGCAACACGATGCCCCCGAGGCTTCATATTTTGATGGCAGGCGCCCATCCGCTGCCAGTATCCTCACGGCGAGCAGTCAGGGCAGCAAAACCAGTATAACCAGAGGTGGTTTTCGCAAACTTCAGggcttctttggcgaggAATTCCCTGGGCGCGATAGCTCAGATGGCAGCCTACCCACTTCGCTCGCGGGCAAGGACCAGCGTGGACGCTCTTATAGCCACAGCCGCCCCACACATAGAGATCGCAACTATTCCAATGCCACGGATCACACTCGCGAtgcatcaccatcatcttccagaCCGAGAACTCCAGTTCCTGCACCAGAGGTGGTGCCTTTTCTATACCAGGACAACAGT GACATCGCTCGATATGGCGAAGCTCCCGTCCGAGACATCATGACCGGACCCGATCGAGAGCGATATGTGGGTGACGGTTCCTCGCAAATTCCCCCAAagacatcgtcatcctcgaggtCGGGTCATTCTATAGTTCATTTACCCGGGCATCACCGACACCATAAGAGTAATGATGATCCTCGGACACTGCGGCCGACAATGAGTAGGGACGATACAGCGATTGGCACGCAGATGTCGCGCGATCGTGGGGGTAGTAGCGCCATGTACTCAACCAAATCTAGAGGCCAAAGCCCGACACCAAGTACTAGAAGTGCAGGAATGACTTGGAGCACGAAATCCTCCCAAGTTGATGGTCAGACCTCACCCGGTCATCATCACGGCAAACGCGGAATCTTTGGACGGCTTAGAAGGCAtcacaaagacaaagacgacATGGCTAAACTTCGCGACTTACCTcaatcaacaagatctcTCCAGCCGAAGACCTCGAAGCCTGACTTGCACCGCCCAAGCGATGTATCGACGACTGCATTACCGTTTTCCGGGACCTTTGGCCCTGGGGAGACGAGCGATGTCCCTGATATGCGACCAATTCCAGGTCAACGTGGTGCAACTTTCAACAATAAGTTCCCtttcgccaagaagcaacGAACCCATCGGCCTCAAGACtatgttgatgatgcaaTTGGCCCGACAGATCGTAACGATCCTAACAAAATATATCATCTCGATACCAACCTGAACGATATGGAGGGTATCCTAACGAAACCTCCTCCACTTACACCTATGGATACTAGCTTCGTTAACAATGTCGAACCTGAGCGCCACGATTCCATTATCTCCACAGCACCTAAAGGCCGTTGGGATGCTCCTGACAGTTGGGCAGTCCGACGCAATACTGAGGATAACTCATATCATGGCCCTGAACCAGATGAGATTGGTAGCCCCCCTCGCccagaagagaaggcatCCCCATACTGCATTCGAATCTTTCGCTCAGATGGTACATTCTCCACACATTCCATGCCTCTGGACTCGAATGTCACGGATGTCATCTCCCAAGTCATTAAGAAGACTTATGTGGTTGACGGTTTGGAGAACTATCATAttatcatgaagaagcatGATCTTATCAGGGTTTTGACACCCCCTGAGAGACCCTTACTCATGCAGAAGCGGCTCCTGCAGCAAGTCGGTTATGAGGAAAAAGATAGAATCGAAGACCTCGGCCGCGAAGACAACAGTTACCTCTGCAGGTTCATGTTCTTGTCTGCCAGGGAGAGTGACTTCCATGCCAAAACAACCGACATGGGCCTGGCTCGGGCTCAGAAGCTCAATTACGTGGACCTCTCTGGTCGCAACCTCGTTACAATACCTATATCCCTATACTCAAAGGCCATGGAGATTATCTCTCTTAACCTCTCGCGCAACCTCTCGCTCGACGTCCCGCGAGACTTTATACAGTCTTGTAAACATCTTCGAGACATCAAGTTTAACAACAACGAAGCTAGGAAACTACCGCCCAGTCTGAGTCGAGCAAACAGATTGACCTTTCTGGATGTTGCAAACAACCGGCTGGAGCAGTTGGAGCACGCTGAGCTCAACTCTCTTACAgggatgctgaagatgaacTTGGCCAACAACCGGCTTAAACACTTGCCCTCTTACTTTGGAGCATACCAGTCACTTCGCTCTCTTAATATTTCTTCTAACTTCCTCGACAAGTTCCCGACTTTCTTGTGCAATCTACCAAGTTTGGTCGACCTGGATCTGAGTTTCAATGCCATTGCAACGATTCCTCACGAGATTGGCGGCCtgaagaacttggagaaATTGTTGATAACTAACAATAGGCTGACGCACGCTGTACCAGCGTCATTTGGACAACTTGTCAGCCTACGCGAACTCGACATTAAGTACAATGGTATCTCGAGCATCGACATTATTTCGGAGCTCCCGAAGCTTGAGATTCTTTCTGCTGATCACAACTGCGTCTCTGCCTTTGTTGGACAGTTTGAGTCCCTTCGCCAACTCAAACTGAACTCGAACCCCCTCAACAAATTCGAGATTGTTGCCCCAGTTCCCACACTCAAGATATTGAACCTATCGAACGCTCAGCTTGCCAGTATTGACTCGTCGTTCGTCAACATGGTCAACCTGGAGCACCTGATCCTGGATAAAAATTACTTTGTTTCGTTGCCCCAAGAAATCGGTACCTTGAGCAGACTCGAGCATTTTAGTATCGCGAACAATTCCGTTGGAGAGCTACCAGCCCAGATTGGTTGCTTGACTGAACTGAGAGTGCTCAATGTCCGAGGAAACAATATCTCCAAGCTGCCCATGGAGTTATGGTGGGCAAACCGACTGGAGACCTTTAACGCCTCTTCAAATGTTCTGGAGCACTTCCCCAAACCTGCTTCCAGGGCACCACGGATACCGGGAGAGGAATCGCAGCCTGCGCCCCCTCCTGTCAATGGAAGAGCTGCACCACTCGGAACCCTGTCGGCCACAGCAAGCTCTGAAGAGCTGTCAGACGATCGAAGACCCAGTCAAAATTCGAGCACACTCCTCAGTGTCGGACCATCTCCCCTTAACGCTGGTGACCGCAAGAGCTCTGTCGTGTCTGTCTATGGGAAGGGTGGCCGTAAGACCTCAGTTGTGTCTAGATCAGCAACTCCGTCGGCCCCTACACAAACAGTCAACACCAGAAAGGATTCTGGGATGTCATCAAGGCTTAACAACACATTTGCTGGATCCCTTCGTAACCTTCACTTGGCCGACAACCGTctggatgacgatgttttTGATCAGATCACACTCCTTGGGGAGCTCCGAGTGCTCAACTTATCATACAACGACGAAATCAGTGACATGCCACAGAGATCGATCAAGAACTGGCCTCAACTAGTTGAGCTTTATTTATCCGGAAACGCTCTCACGACATTGCCTGCCGATGATCTAGAAGAGTCCAGTTTACTACAGGCACTTTATATCAACGGCAACAGGTTCACCAACTTGCCAGCCGACATCTCACGGGCCAAGAACCTTGCTGTTCTCGACTGTGGCAGTAACTACCTAAAATacaacatctccaacgtGCCCTATGATTGGAACTGGAACCTCAATCCGAACCTCAGATATCTGAATTTGTCTGGCAACAAGCGATTGGAGATTAAGCAGACGAACACAGGTCCTCTGGGGCCTGGCGCCGTAAATCGTGAGGAGTACACGGACTTCAGCCGTCTGCTTAACTTGCGTATCCTGGGCCTGATGGATGTCACTCTCACTCAGCCCAGTATTCCTGATCAGAGTGAAGACAGACGTGTCCGTACATCTGGATCACTCGCTGGCCACCTGCCTTATGGTATGGCCGATACTCTTGGCAAGCACGAGCACTTGTCAACGGTCGATCTCGTGGTACCAAGATTCAACTCGTCAGAAACAGAGATGCTCTTGGGCTTGTTTGATGGACAAGCTTTGTCCAGCGGTGGATCTAAGATCGCTAAATACTTGCATGAAAACTTTGGTCACATTTTCGCTGGTGAACTGAAGCAGTTGAAGACACGATCGAACGAAACACCGGTTGATGCACTACGACGCTCGTTCCTCCAGCTCAACAAGGATTTGGTCACTATTGCTATCCAGCAGTCCGAGGAGAGGCCATTGAAAACGCATAGGGGCTCTGGCCAGCCTGTAATACTTACCAAGGAAGACCTGAACTCAGGGGGTGTGGCAACTGTGGTTTATCTTCAAAGTACGGAACTATATGTTGCAAATGTCGGTGATGCACAGGCAATGGTAATCCAGACAGATGGTACTCATAAGATGCTGACCCGCAAGCATGATCCTGCCGAGCCCAATGAGAGATCGCGCATTCGCGAAGCTGGTGGATGGGTTTCTCGCAACGGCAGACTGAACGATCTACTCCAAGTTTCACGCGCCTTCGGATACGTTGACTTGATGCCGGCCGTACAAGCAGCACCCTATGTCAGCAACATGACTATCCGAGAGCAGGATGATATTATCCTGATTGCGACTGGCGAGCTCTGGGAGTACTTGTCACCTGGTCTAGTGACGGATATTGCGAGAGCTGAGAGACAAGATCTCATGCGAGCGGCCCAGAAGCTTCGTGACCTGGCTATCGCATACGGCGCCTCGGGCAAAATTATGGTCATGATGATTAGTGTGGCTGACCTAAAGCGACGCGTCGAGAGATCCAGACTCCATCGCGGTGCTAGTATGTCGCTTTATCCATCTGGTATTCCCGATGACGCCCAGGTTCTCAATACCAGGAGGGGCCGAAGGACCAAGGGCGATGTTCTCGATTCATCCCTAAACCGACTTGAGGCAGAGATCCCAGCGCCTACAGGTAACGTGTCGATTGTCTTCACCGATATCAAGAACTCGACAACACTCTGGGAGATGTACCCCAGCGCCATGCGATCAGCTATCAAACTACACAACGAGGTTATGCGTCGACAGCTGAGACGAATTGGTGGCTACGAAGTCAAGACCGAAGGTGACGCTTTTATGGTCTCCTTCCCAACAGCCACGTCCGCATTGTTGTGGACGTTTGCTGTTCAGAtgcagcttctcgatgtGAACTGGCCATCAGAAGTCCTGAACTCAGTGTCTTGCCAGCCTGTCTATGACAAGGACAACagtctcatcttcaaagGACTGTCGGTGCGGATGGGTATCCACTTTGGAGACTGCGTGAGTGAGACGGATCCAGTTACACGACGTATGGATTATTTCGGACCCATGGTGAACAAGGCGGCTCGAATCTCTGCGGTTGCAGACGGTGGGCAGATCACGGTCTCGACCGACTTCATCTCGGAGATACAGCGGTGCCTAGAGAATTATCAAGATACAGATCGCGGGAACGCTTCTGGCTCCGAGGATACCTTTGACGACGAGACATATGCTAGTGCCATTCGAAAGGATTTGAGATCCCTGACCTCTCAAGGCTTTGAGGTTAAGGAGAtgggcgagaagaagttgaagggtcttgaaAACCCCGAGGTTGTGTACTCGCTATACCCTCATGCTTTGGCTGGACGTATCGAATTCCACCTGCAGCATGAGaggaaggaagaaggaggaggcggcggcgatAAGCCAGCCGTCCTTGCACCCGGGGCAGAGCTCAGTATCGATCCTGATGCAATTTGGACTCTCTGGAGAATCAGTTTGCGACTTGAGATGCTTTGCAGCTCTCTGGAAGGAAACGAGGCCCCAGGGCTacaaccaccagaaacagAACTGCTCGAGCGGATTAAGCAGCGTGGAGGAGAGGTCACAGAtcgcttcttgttgaacttcttggAGCACCAAGTGAGCAGGATAGAGGTGAGTTCGAGCTGA